A stretch of DNA from Candidatus Dechloromonas phosphoritropha:
GGACATCCAGTTTCACGGTAACCGTATCGGCGTTGCGGCCGGCGCTGGCCGGCGGTAGTATAGGCTGCGGAGCCAGCGCCAGCGGCAACTGGTTGGTGCGGCGGGCATGGCTTTCGTCGAGTCGTTGCACCGAGAGTTCGACACGATAGAGGCCAACCGGCAGGTCGTTCGGGACGATGAAGCCGACTTTGTCCGGCCCGCCGCCGGTGACCGCGATGCTGCGACTGATCTGGAAGGCGGCAAGGCTGAGTGTGACTTGGCGGTCGACGCCGTCGAGATGATGTCCTTCGAGCGTCACCTCGCCACCTGGAATGGCGACAGGCTGACGGCCGGCCGGAACAACGGCTTCGAGGGTCGGCAATGGCGGGGTCAGGCCACTGAAGGCGAGTACGCCGCGTTCGCGCTGCGATACCGGATCGGTTTCGCCGCGACTGAGCACCGGCAGCGGGCTGCGCGAGGCCTTGCGCGATTCGATGAGGACGACCGAGACCTGAAAGGCGGCGGTCGGCCGATAACGCGCCTGCAGTGCCGACCACAGGCGGGACATTTCTTCGCTGCCAAGGGCGGATGGGGTGATCTTGAGTAACTCGATCTGTTCGGCCAGATCGGCGCCGCGCAGGCTTTTATAGACCGTTGGCAGGATGGCGCCGTCGAGTACCGCCGGCGCCAATGCTCTACGAATGGCTGCTCTAGGCAATACGGGCGTTTCGTGGAGCAGTTGAAGGGCGTAGCCGAGCAGCACTTCGGCCTGCAGTTCGGCCCGACCGTAGGCGGTCAGCAGATAGTGAAGATCGAGGGCAAGCGGTGGATTGGTGATGCGATTGCCGGCAGCATCCAGCGAGGGTAGTGCGGCGTTGCGCCAGGCAACGTTTGGCGTGACCTGATGAAGAAACAGATTGAGTTGGGGTGAATCTTTGCTGTCGAGCGAAACCGTATCCGGGGCCATGCTGGTGACCAGGACGCCGGCACCCAGCGTGTCACTGATCGCTTGATCAATCATCCCGGAATCGAGCAGGTCCTTGATGACGGCCGTGACGCCGGCGATGGCCAGGGCGTTGCTCATGAGTGGCCTCCGTTGCGGCGTGCCAGGTAGTCGGAGAGCGAAAGCGGCGCCGGGCCGCGCGGGCGTGGTGGCTGGGCGGCGGGGGCCGGGCGGCTGGGCGGATTGACTTCGAGGCGGCCGATGGTGATGTGCACTTCGGGGGTGTTGTCGGGTTCCGGGGCGGGGCTCTGGCGTTCACGGCTGGCTGGCGGGCGGATCGTGCTGATTTCGGCAGGGCGCTGGTTGGCTTGGCGCGGCGTGACGATGGTGGGCGGCGCGGAAGCTTCCGGTGATTTTTCGGGAGGGGTTTGGTTGTCGCCGAGCAGTCGGGTGACCAGGGATTCGAGGTCCGTGAATGCTGGCCGGGGGTTTTCGGCTGGGCGGCGAGTTTCTGGCGCCGGTTCCGGGTGTCGCTGAATGGATTTCTGTTCAGCCGCGATCGGGCTGACGAGGATGGCAGGTGTCGGGGCCTGCCTGTTGTCCGTTATTTCGAACGGAGTATCGTCGGGCAACTGCTGAGCGGAAATGTGGGGCGGCTGGCTGGCGCTTGGCGTCGAGGTTTGCCTTTCGATGTGCGTGGC
This window harbors:
- a CDS encoding DUF4255 domain-containing protein gives rise to the protein MSNALAIAGVTAVIKDLLDSGMIDQAISDTLGAGVLVTSMAPDTVSLDSKDSPQLNLFLHQVTPNVAWRNAALPSLDAAGNRITNPPLALDLHYLLTAYGRAELQAEVLLGYALQLLHETPVLPRAAIRRALAPAVLDGAILPTVYKSLRGADLAEQIELLKITPSALGSEEMSRLWSALQARYRPTAAFQVSVVLIESRKASRSPLPVLSRGETDPVSQRERGVLAFSGLTPPLPTLEAVVPAGRQPVAIPGGEVTLEGHHLDGVDRQVTLSLAAFQISRSIAVTGGGPDKVGFIVPNDLPVGLYRVELSVQRLDESHARRTNQLPLALAPQPILPPASAGRNADTVTVKLDVLPPVRPGQSVTLILGEREIIAEQFTAPASQLTFKIAAPPPAGSTHLARLRVDGFESPIIDRTATPVAYLDRRITLP